Within the Acidobacteriota bacterium genome, the region GCGACTTCAGGTAGTAGTCGATGATGGCGCCGTCGGGGGGATTTTTGGAATGCGGTTCGTCGGGGTTGAGTGGGGTGTCGGTGTAGTCATCCCATTGGAGGCGGATGGCGGGTGAGGGACGGAATAGATGCGCGGTCGACCGCGCTACGTTTGGCGACAGTTGTCGTAGCGAGGCGATGTCGTCGAGCGACCAGAGGCCGCGGCCGTAGGTGGAAATGACTAAATGATTGTGACGAAGCTGGAGGTCGGTGACGCGGGAGGCGGGCAGGTTTAGCTGGAGCGACTGCCAATTGCTACTATTGTCGAAATATGCGAATACTCCCGCATCGGCGGCGGCGAAAAGTAGGTTGTGATTGGTTGCATCCTGGCGGATAGCGTTGACGCGACCGGGAATGGTTGCGGAAATCGGCCGCCAATTACTACCATTGTCACTTGTGTAATAGGCCGTACCGCTGGCGACCACGAAGGCGACACCTGCTTTGCGCTGGCCGGGCTCGATCATGGTGATGTAGCCCTTAAAGCCTTTGGGTGTAACGTCGTGCCAAATACGACCATTGTCGGTTGTGAGCTGGATGAGGCCGTTTGAAGTACCGACCCAGATCGCGTTGGGGTTGACGGGCGAGGGGGCGATGGCGGTGATGGCGCCTTTGCCGGAGGTCAGATCGGGGCTGATAGCCTTCCAGTGATCACCGGCGTCGCTGGTGGCGAGCACGTACTGGGTGCCGAGCAGCAGCGTATGGAGATCACCAGGCAGGAAGACCATGGGCATGAAGCGGGCTTCACGGTATTTGGGGTTGCGCTCGAAGACGTGGACGGACTGGCCGGTGACGTGGTCGGTGCGGATGACGCTGCCGAACCAGCCGGTGGCGAAGACGATGTTGGGATGCAAGGGGTCGGGGGTGATGACGGCGCTTTCGAAGCCGTTGGTGGTCCACCAGTCGCGGTAGGTGATCTGGCCATCGTTGGCGCGGATGGGAACGGCGACGGTACCGCTGTCCTGCTGGGAGGCGTAGAGGTGGAAGGGGAACTGGTCGTCGGTTGAGACGTTGTACATCTGGCCGGTGGGCTGGTTATACCAGGTGGACCAGGTGCGGCCGGCGTTGAGGCTGATCTCGGTGCCCTGGTCGACGGCCAGGGCCATGCGGCGGGAGCCGGTGGGGTCGATCCACATGGCGTTGAAGTCGTCGCCGCTGGGGGCGCCCTGGAAGGCTTGCCAAGTGGCGCCGGCGTCGGTGGAGCGATAGACGGCGGTTTCCATGGCGTAGAGGACGTTGGCGTCTGCGGGATCGACGTAGATGTGAAAGAACTGGCCGCCGCCGACCAGACGGGGGTCGTTTGACGCCAGACGCCAGTGGGCGCCGGCGTCATCGGAACGGAACACACCTTGCGCCATGTAGGCGTAGACGCGCTGGCCGTGGGTGCCGGGTGCGACGGCGAGCGAAACGCGGCCGCGGGCATCGGGCGGGAGGCCGGTGCCGGCGACGGCACTCCAGGTGCGGCCGGCGTCGGTGGAGCGATAGATGGGCAGGGTGGCGATGCGGGCGCTGGGGAACAGGCCGGCGCGGCCGGTGTGAAAGGCGGCGTAAATTGTAGCCGGCGCATCGGGGGCGGATTCCAGTGCGACCGCTTCGCCGCCGACGGTTTTGGCGCTGAGGGCGAGCGTCCAGGTGTTGCCGCCGTCACTGGAGCGGGAGATGCCTTCGCTCGACGCCGCGAGGACGAGTTGCGTATTGTGCGGATCGAGCCAGACTTTGAAGACGGGATGGCCGCGCAGGGCGACCAGCGCCAAGTGGGCGCCGGCGTCGATTGATTGGCGCGGGGCCTGGCGTGGCGCAGCCACGCCACCCGCTTGACGCTCGGCCGGGCCGGGGGCCGCGCGAGCCCCAGCCCGGCCTTCGCGGAGGCTCGCCACTTTTTGCCCTGGTCGCTCCCGATGGTCGCTTGGAGTGCGGGCTTCGATTGCCGGCAGGGTCCGCCCGCTGGCGCTCAGGGCTCCTCCAAGCTGCCGCCAGGTGTAGCGATACAGGCCCTCCGGGCCGGCGCTGCCGAGGGAGCGGTCGACGGCGACGTAGAGCAAGTTGGGGCCAGCGGCGGCGAGGGCGCCGATGCCGGTGAGGCGCTCGGGGTCCGTAATGTTGCGCCAGGTGCGACCGGCATCGTCGGTTTTCCAGACGCCGCTGGAATCGGTGCCCATGTAGAAGACTGCCGGACGGTCAGTCAGGCCGACGACCGCGGTGGCTTTGCCGCCGCGCCAGGGGCCGAGGAGGCGCCAGCGGAGGCTGGAAAAAAGAGAGGGGTTCACTATTGATTGGGGCGGGGCCGGGCGTGGCTGCGCCACGCCACCCGCTAGACGCTCGGCCGGGCCGAGGGCCCCGGGAGCCCCAGCCCGGCCTGCGCGTTGGGCTGCGAGTGAGGTCGCGGCGAGGGTCAGAAATAAGGCAAGCGGTGCGATACGCCTCATGAAGAAATCCCTTTAGACTTTTGCTTTAGTCTTTTGCTTTACACTAGGCCACATGGCAGACGGCCCGATTCAACGGCAGTCGCTGGCGTCGGCGGTGGCCGACAAGCTGCGCGACAAGATTATCCTAGGCGAATTGCAGGAAGGCGAACAATTGCGCCAGGATGTGATTGCGGCCGAACTGCAGGTCAGCCGGATTCCGGTGCGGGAGGCGTTCCGGGAGCTGCTGGCGGAGGGGCTGATCAACATCACGCCGAACCGGGGGGCGGTGGTGTCGGCGCTGCAGCCTTCCGAAGTCGAAGAGCTGTTCCATATGCGCGCGGTGCTGGAGCGGGAGGTGCTGCGGGCGTCGATTCCGCGGCTGACGGAGGAGGAGCTGGCCGCCGCGGCAGCGATTCACGAACGCTTCCGGCAGGAAGTGATGGTGACCGGCGGGGTCAGCGCGTGGGGACGATTGAACAGCCAGTTTCACGCCGCGCTGTACGCGGGGGCGACGATGCCGCAGTTCAAGTCCGTGCTGCGGACCATTAACAACAATGGCGACCGCTATACGCGGCTGCAGTTGTTTCTCACCGAAGGCCGCGAGCGTGCGGTGAGCGAGCATCAGCGGCTGCTGGATTTGAGCCGGGCGCGCGACGTCGAGGCCGCGTGTGAGCTGCTGGTGGCGCATGTGCGGCACGCGGGGGAATCGCTGCGGACGCTGCTGGAGTCGAGAAGGAAGACGTGAAGAAAAGTTGTCAGTCATCAGTTGTCAGTTTTCAGTCGTGCGAGGCGGCCGATGCGGTATCGGCGGGCGTGCCCGCCAGAACTGATAACTGAAGACTGAGAACTGACGACTAATCCCGCGAGGGGTTGCCGTCTTTGAGGCGCCAGATGCGCAAGGGGTTGGCGTCCTTCAGCTCGTCGGGGAGGGCGAAGGCGGGCATGTCCTGGTAGCAGACGGGACGGACGAAACGCACGATGGCGCGGGTGCCGACCGAGCTTTGGGGGAGCGAGGACGCGGGGTAAGGGCCGCCGTGGACCATGGCGGAGGTGACGGCGACGCCGGTGGGGAAACCGTTGATGACGAGACGGCCGACGCGGGCGGTTAAGACTTCGATGAGGCCGGAGTTTTCGCGGAGATCGTCGTCGGTAGCGTGCAGCGTGGCGGTGAGATGGCCGCCGAGGGAGCGGGCGACGCGCAGGAGATCGTCTTTGCCGCCGTGGCGGACGGCGAGGGTGGCGGGGCCGAACAATTCTTCGCCCAGGTGCGGCTGCTGCAGGAGTTGGTCAGCGGTGGTTTCGAACAGCCAGGCGGAGAGGGCGGCGTTGGCCGGGTGCGCCAGAGTTTTCACGTGGGTACTTGCGGCGCGGGCCGCGGCGCCGGAGCGGAAGCTGCGGGCGATGGACTCGGTGAGGAGCGTGAACGCCGGGGCGGCGGCCATTTGCTCGGCGGTGGTCTGCAGGAAAGCATCGCCCGCCGGGGTTTGCGGCACAAGCACCAGGCCGGGCTTGGTGCAGAACTGGCCGGCGCCGAGGGTGACGGATTGCACCAGGCCGGCGGCGAGCGAGGCGGCGCGCTCGGCGAGGGCGTGGGGCAGAATGAAGACGGGATTGACGCTGCCCATTTCGGCGTAGACCGGAATTGGTTCGGGGCGCGCGGCGGCGAGATCCATCAGTTTGCGGCCGCCCTGGAGGGAGCCGGTAAAGCCGACGGCACGGATGGCGGGGTGCTGGACGAGGGCGGCGCCGACGGCGATGCCGGAATCGAACAGCAGCGAGAACACGCCTTCGGGCATCTTGGTCTGGGCGGCGGCGGCGCGGATGGCATCGGCTACGAGGGCGCTGGTGCCAGGATGGGCGGGATGGGCTTTGACGATGACGGGATTACCGCCGGCTAAGGCCGAGGTGGTATCGCCGCCGGCGACGGAAAATGCCAGGGGGAAATTGCTGGACCCAAAAACGGCGACGGGGCCGAGGGGGTGGAGCATACTGCGGAGGTCGGGCTTGCGAGGCGCGCTGGGATGCTCAACCGCAGTATCCAGGCGCGCATCCACCCACGAGCCTTCTTCAATCAGCTCCGCGAACATCCGTAATTGCGCCGTGGTGCGGGCGGATTCGCCCTGCAGGCGCGCGGCGGGCAGCGCCGTCTCGAGCCCGGCACGGGCGACGATCTGGGGGGCGGCGGCCTCGATGTGCGCGGCAATGGCGCGCAGAAAAGCGCCACGCTCGCGGCCGCTGCAGCGCGCATAGACGGGCGCTGCGGCCGCGGCGCCCGCTGCGGCGCGCTCGAGGTCGGCCGCACTGGCGGAGTGAAACACCGGATCGAGCCACTCGCCGGTAGCAGGATTGCGGGCTTGAAAGCTTTCCGCCGCCATTAAGCTTTGCCCGCCATCGCCGCGGGCCGCTCGGCGAGCACGGCGCGGATGGTTTTCAGCGCGGCATCACGCTCAGCGCCGGCCAGCTCCAGGCGCGGGGGCCGCACGCGTTCGCTGCCCAGGCCCGCTTCCTGCTGGATGAGCTTGATGAGCTGCACGAATTTGGGCACGGTATCCATGCGCAGCAGCGGCAGCAGCCAGCGATAGAGCTCGACGGCTTCTTCGCCGGCGCCATGATGCGCGGCGCGATACATGGCGACGGTCTCTTCCGGCAGGGCGTTGGTGACGCCGGCGATCCAGCCTACCGCGCCCATGGCGGTGCCTTCGAGGACACAATCATCGACGCCGACCAGGACCTGGAGGCGGTCGCCGCAAAGGGCGCGAATGGCGGTAACGCGGCGGGCGTCGGTGCTCGACTCCTTGACGGCTTCGAGGTTCGCGTGCTCGCTCGCCAGCTCGGCGATCTGCTCGGGCAGGAAATCGGTGCCGTAGGCGACCGGGTTGTTGTAGAGCATGCAGGGCAGCGGGGTGGCGTTGAGAATAGCGCTCATGTGCGCCTTGGTTTCGCGCCAGTCGCCGAGGTAGACATACGGCGGCAACGCCATCAGCGCCGGACAACCGAGCCGCTCGGCATCACGCGCGAGCGCGACGGCTTCGGCGGTGCTCAGCGCCGGGATGCCCGCGACCAGCGGCGCCTTGCCCTGGAGGGCGTGAAGAAAGGTGCTTAGAATGGCGCGCTTTTCTTCTGGCGTCAGCGTCGCCGCCTCGCCCAGCGAGCCCAGCGCCACGATACCGGTACAGCCGGCGGCGATCAGGCGGCGAGCGTGGGATTCCAGAAATTTGTGATCCACCCCCAAGTGGGTATCGAAGCAGGTTGTGATTGCCGGTAGTACACCGCTCCAATTCATATGACGTTCTCCCTTGTGCCCTCATCGCGGCTACGCCGCGCGTCCCGCTAATGCACGCGCCACGCCGGGGTCCCATAGCCCCGGCCGTCGCTGCGCTAGCGCCGCAACTGTATACAATATACCAGTTCAGCCTTCGCGGTACAGTAAGCTAGGTAACAAATAGGAAATTAGCACCGTGCCCACAATCTCCATTCTTGATTCCCATACGGAAGGTGAACCCACACGCCTGGTGCTGGCCGGAGGCCCGGACTTGGGCTCGGGCTCGTTGGCCGAGCGATTGGCACGCTTCCGCGGCGATTATGACGCTTTTCGTTCCACGGTGGTGAATGAACCGCGCGGCTCGGACGTGATCGTGGGCGCGTTGTTATGTGAGCCGCAAGACCCGGGATGCGCAGCGGGCGTAATCTTTTTTAATAATGTCGGCTATTTGGGCATGTGTGGGCATGGAACCATCGGGCTGATCGCGTCGCTGGCCTACCTGGGGCGGATCAAGCCGGGGCAGCACCGGGTGGAAACGCCGGTGGGCGAGGTGCAGACGACGCTGCACGCCAGCGGCGAGGTGACGGTGGCGAATGTGGCGAGCTACCGGCACCGTGCGGGGGTACGGATTGAGGTGCCGGGGTATGGAACGGTGACCGGCGATGTCGCCTGGGGCGGGAATTGGTTCTTTCTGGTGACCGAACACACGCACAAGTTTGCGCTGGAGCTGACGAATGTGGACGAGCTGACGGCCTATACCTGGGCAATCCGGCAGGCGCTACCTGGGGCGGGAGTGACGGGCAAGGACGGCGCGGAGATTGATCACATCGAGTTGTACGGAACGTCGGCGCGGGGGGCGAACAGCAAAAATTTCGTCCTTTGTCCGGGCCGCGCCTATGACCGGTCTCCCTGCGGGACCGGAACCAGCGCCAAAATGGCGTGTCTGTATGCCGATGGCAAGCTGGCGCCGGGCCAAACGTGGCGGCAGGCGGGCATTTTGGACACGGAATTCCGGGGTTCGATTGAAATCCGTCACGGCGTGCTCTATCCTTCAATTACGGGCCGCGCCTGGGTGACCGCACGGGCAGAGCTGCTGCGCGAGCCTGGGGATCCATTCGGCGACGGCATTCGAAGTTAAAACATGGCCAAAGGGGTAGTGATCGTAGTCGGGGCAGGCATTGTGGGAGCGGCCTGTGCCGATGCCTGCGCCCGCGCCGGTTACGAAGTGACGGTCTGCGAAGCGGCGGGCATTGGCGGTGGGGCAACGGCGGCGGGGATGGGGCATCTGGTGGTGATGGATGACTCGGAGGCGCAGTTTGCGCTGACGGACCGCTCGCAACGGCTGTGGCGGACGCTGGCGCCGAAGCTGCCGGCAGCGGCCGAATTTGCGTCGAGCGGAACCATCTGGGTGGCGGCGGACGCGGAGGAGATGACCGCGGTTGAACAGAAGCATGCCTACTATGGCGAGCGCGGCATTGAGACAACGATTCTGGATGCGGCGGCGCTGGCCCGTGAAGAACCGAACCTGCGGGGCGGTCTCGCCGGGGGCTTGCTGGTTGCCAGCGACTGCGTCGTATATCCGCCGGTGGCGGCGGAGTTTCTGCTCGAACGTTCGGGCGCGACGATCAAAATGGGCGAGCCAGTGGTGGCGCTGGGCCAGGGTGAAGTGCGCTTTCGCAGCGGGGCGGCGCTGCAGGCCGACGTTATCGTGAATGCCGCGGGGATGGCGGCGGGCCGGCTGACGCCGGGGCTGCCGATCCGCGCGCGCAAAGGACATTTGCTGATTACCGACCGCTATCCCGGCTGGGTGCGGCATCAATTGGTGGAGCTGGGCTACCTCAAGAGCGCGCATTCGCAGGATGGCGACTCAGTAGCGTTCAACGCGCAGCCGCGGCCGACGGGGCAGGTTCTGATTGGGTCGTCGCGGCAATTTGGGGTAACCGATGCGGCCGTGGACCGGGCGATGCTGGCACGGATGCTGCGGCGCGCGGAGCAATACATGCCGGCACTGGCGGGGCTGAGTGCGATCCGCACCTGGACGGGCGTGCGCGCGGCGACGCCCGATGGCCTGCCGCTCATCGGGCCTGCACGCGAGGATGCCACGGTGCTGGTCGCCTCAGGCCACGAGGGCTTGGGCATCACCACGGCGCTGGTGACGGGCGAGCTGATCGCGGCCATTCTCACCGGCGGGGCGTCGGCGATTCCGCCCGAGCCGTATTTGCCCACGCGCTTTCAGGAGACAGAAGCTTATGGTCATCACGGTTGACGGCCAGCCGGTCGAGGTGCAGCGGGGCGTGAGCGTGGCCGCGGCGGTGTCGGCGGCCAAAGGGTACACGCGACGTTCGGTTTGTGGGGAAGCGCGCGGGCCGCTGTGCGGCATGGGGATTTGCTTCGAGTGCCGGGTGACGATCGATGGGCACGCGCAGCAGCGGAGCTGCCAGATTCCCGCGGCGGCGGGGATGCAGATTGCGACTGAGGTTGTAATCGAGCGGCCGGCGGCGAGCGTGGGACACGGGCGGCGCGCGGCGGATGTGGTGGTGGTGGGCGCGGGGCCGGCGGGATTGGCGGCGGCGACGGCGGTGGTGCGTGGCGGGCAGCGGGCGATTCTGATTGACGACAATCCCGCGGTGGGCGGGCAGATTTGGCGCGCGGGGGGCGTGCCGGTGGCGCCGAGCATTGAGCTGCACTGCCAGACGCGGGTGGTCGATCAGCCGGCGCCGGGCGTGCTGCGGGCGGAAAACCCGGATGGCATTATAGATTTCAGTTACCGCAAGCTCGTGCTCGCCACGGGTGCGCGCGAGCGGTTTCTGCCGTTTCCGGGCTGGACGTTGCCGCGTGTGCTGGGCGCGGGCGGTCTGCAAGCGATGGTGAAAGCGGGCCTGCCGATTGCGGGCAAGCGCGTCGTGGTCGCCGGCACCGGTCCGCTGCTGCCGCTGGTGGCGGCATACTTGCGGCAGCACGGCGCCAAAATCATTGCTATCGCCGAGCAGCAGCAGGCGCCTCTCCTGATGAAATTTCTTTCGGCGCTGCCGCCGAAAAAGATCCTCGAGCTGATGAAAATGGCGCCGGCGCTGGCGGGCGTGCCGGTGTGGAGCTCGACCTGGCCGGCAGAGGCGTACGCCGGCGGCGTTACGCTGAACCGCTGGGGCAAGCTGAAGAAGATCGCCTGTGACTACGTGGCGTGCGGGTTTCATCTCATTCCGAACACGGAACTGGCGCGGATGCTGGGTTGCGCGATGCAGAACGGCTGCGTGGTGGTGAACGAGCGGCAGGAGACCAACGTCGCCGATGTGTACTGCGCCGGCGAGCCGACGGGCGTGGGTGGCGTGGAGCTGGCCGAAGCCGAAGGCGCGATCGCGGGCACCGCGGCGGCGGGACAGGGGCCAAGTAAAAAGTTGCTGAAGCAGAGGGAGCGCTATCGGCGCTTTGCCGACCGGCTGGACGAAGTCTGCGCGCTGCGGCCGGAGCTGCGCGATCTTCCGCGGGCCGATACCGTTGTCTGCCGCTGCGAAGACGTGACCTATGGGCAGCTCACCGCGCAGCCGGATACGCGCGCGGCGAAGTTGCTGACGCGCTGCGGCATGGGTCCGTGCCAGGCGCGGGTGTGCGGGCCGGCGTGCGAGTTTTTGCTGGGGTGGTCAGCGCCCGCGGTGCGGCCGCCGGTGTTTCCGGCGCGGGTGGCGGCGTTCAGTGCGAGCGCGAGCCGGGAGTAGGGCGCGGGCGGCTATTCTGACGGCAAGCATGGCCGAGAAACGCGAGCACCTCAAGAACGCGCCCATCGAGGAGGCAATCATCGAGTTCAGGGTGCGGCCGCGGGAGGGCCTGCCTCGGCCCAGACGGCGGGCAGCAGCTACGCGGCCGATGAACTGGCGTCGCTGTTGTGCAACGCCCTGGTGCATTGGGCGCCGACGGCCAGTCTCGGCGCGACGCTGCAGGAGCTCGAGGAAGCTCGCACCGACGCTTCAGTTCCCGATTGGTCTGACGACGGCGACGAGCCTATGTCTGCCGCCGGATATGCTCAAGCGCGGCGGCTAGTCACCGCCCTGTTGCCGTGGGGACCACGGCCCGATATTTCGACGGAACCTAATGGCGAGCCCGCGTTTGACTGGAACTTCGGACCGGACCGCTGGCTGGTAGCCAGCATTGACGGCGTCGGGCGAATCAATTTTGCGAGCCGGCAGGGCTTGGAGCGGCTCGGCGGCACGACCTATTTCTTCGGCTCAGCGCCTTCGCGCATCGTTTCGATCCTTGCCGAACTGCAGCGTGCGTAGCGTGCCCCCTGGGAGCTCGGCGCGGCTGGTCTCGCTACCCGCTATCTGCACCACGCGAAGCAGTTGCGGTCGCCGGTGCCACACCGGGAATTCATGCCGCGCAAGGGCGAGGTTTCGGTGGCTCACATTTTCGGCCTGGCCGAGGAGGAGGTCTGGGCTGTCGGCCAGCACACGTTGAGCGTGAGCACGGGCCGCACCCAGGTGCGCGGTCGTGCCGACCTACCGGTTGCTGCCGTCCGGGGTGTCAGCTTGCGTGCGGCGCGCGACGACGTCGGGTTCGAGCGACATAGCGCCATCACCGGCTGGCCCGGCGGTGATGATGCCGATGTGCGCCATAAAGAACTCGCCAAGGAGCTGGCGATGGTTGCGAAGCTCGTTATCCGATATCGGCGACCAGAGCGTTGGCCTCATGAATTTCGGCGGCGTGCTGGCAGTTCCAATCTCGGAGGTACCGATGCGACGCGGATCAAGTGCCTATAATGCAGCTATGCTGTCGCGCGATACGAGCCCGGAGATGGAGCAGCGCCAGATTGAGCGCTGGCGGCAGATGACGGCGGCGGAAAAGCTGCGGCTGGTGGGCATGCTGCGCGCGAGCGTGCTGCAGCTTGCGGGCACCGGCGTGCGAATGCGGTTTCCGGAGGCGGGGGAGCGGGAAGTGTTTTTGCGGGTGGCTGAGCTGGCGCTGGGCCCGGCGCTGGCGCGCAAGGCCTATCCGGAGATCGACTGGCCGGCATGAACGCACAGGCCGACGATACGCCGCGGATCGCGGTGCAAGTGGCCGCCGCGCTGGAGGCGAGCGGAATCCGGTACGTCATTGGGGGCTCGGTGGCGAGCTCGATCGCGGGGGAACCACGTTCGACGCTGGATATCGACATCGCGGTCGAGCTAAGCGAGTCGGCGCTCGTGCGGCTGACCGCCGCGCTCGGGCCGGATTTTTACTTGGATGGCGATGCCGCCCGGGCAGCGCTGCGGGCAAGGATCAGCTTCAACGCCATTCACATTGCCACCAGCGTCAAAGTCGATTTTTTTGCGATTCGCACTGCCTTTGAGCGGTTGCAGGCGGAGCGGCGGCAGCGGGTGCGGCTGACCAGCCCGGACGGATATGCGTACGTCTGTACGCCCGAGGACATCCTGCTGCAGAAGCTGCTGTGGTATCGGGCAGGGGGAGAGATTTCGGATCGGCAGTGGCGAGATGTTCTGGGGATTGTACGCGTGCAAGGTGCTCGGCTGGACCGCGGGTATCTGGGCGCACAGGCGGGCGAGGCCGGGGTGGGCGATCTGCTGGAGCGAGCGCTCGCTTGAGTGGTCTCACTCGTGGCGGAGGGCTTCCACGGGGTTGACGCGGGCGGCGCGGCGGGCGGGGAGCCAGGCGGCGAGGAGAGCCACCGCGAGCAGGATGGCAATGCCGATGGCGAGGCTGGCGGGGTCGCCGGGGGAGACGTGGTAGAGGAGGGTGGCGAGCGAGCGGCCAGCGGCGTAGGCGGCGGCGCCGCCCACGATGGCGCCGATGACGGCCCAGCGCAGGGCGCGGCCGATGACCAGCGACGTGACGCCGGCGCGGGAGGAGCCCAGGGCAAGGCGGACGCCCATTTCCTGGGTGCGCTGGCTGACCCAGTAGCTGACGGTGCCGTAGATGCCAATGGCGGCGAGCGCGAGGGCGAGCAGGGCGGCGAGCTCGAGCACGAGCTCGAGGAAGCGCTGACTCGAGATTTCGCCTTGCATGATGCCGGTCATGGTCTGGGGGGTGAAAACAGCGTTGGGTGCGAGTGCGGCGACCAGGTGGCGTAGCGGTGGGGTGAGCGCGGCGGGATCGCCGTGGGCGCGGAGCACCAGGCTGTAGCCGCTCTGGGGGAACTGCACGCGCGAGAAGTAGGCGCGGCCAGCGGCGGAAAGCGGACCAGAATTGTCTTCGTGGACGTCGTGGGCGATGCCGATCACCGTCCAGGGGCCCTTGCGACCCGCCCAGTGCAGATTGAACTGCTTGCCGAGCGCGTTCTGGTCTGGCCACCACTGCGAGGCCAGCCGATGGCTCACGATGACGGCGCCGGGCGCATTCGCGGTGTCCGTGGCGGCGAAGGCGCGGCCGTGCAGCAGCGGGATCTGCATGGTGCGGAGATAACCGGGGGAAATCATCGCCAACTGCATTTGCCGGTCGTGGCCGTCGAGCAGGGCGGTCGTAAACATGGTTCCGGTATAGGGCAGAATGCTGGCGAGCGCGGCGGATTCGACGCCGGGCAGGGCGCGGGCGCGGTCGAGCATCTGCGTATACAGCAGGTTCGAGGCGGCGTTGCTGGAAGCGGTGAACTGCTTCTGAGGGAGCATGACCTGGGCGGTGAGCAAGTGATTGGGGTTGAAGCCGGAGGGGCGTGCTTCGAGCTGCATGACGGTGCGAATGAGCAAGGCCGAAGAGACGGCGAGCACCAGGGCGAGGGCGACTTCAAAGGCAATCACGCTGCCGCGCAGGCGGCGGGGTGCGAGGGCGGATTGCTGCGAGGCGGCGAGGCTGTGGGCGGCGCGCCAGGCGGGGAGGAGGCTGCACAGCAGACCGGCGGCGATGCTGATGAGGGCGGCAAACAGAAGCGGGGCGGGCGAACCGGAGGGCGCGGAGGTCGACATCCAATAGGGCAGGTGGAGACCGGCCGTGGCATGCAGGGCGGCCCAGGCAATCCACCAGGCGAGCACGCCCCCGGCGGTGCCGAGCGCCAGGCCTTCAAAGAGAATTTGGCGCAGGAGGCGGGCGCGGGAAGCCCCGAGGGCAAGGCGGATAGCGAACTCCTGCCCGCGAACGGTGACACGGGCGAGCAGGACGCTGGCGACGTTGACGCAGGCCAACCACAGGAGGAGCAGCGCGGCGCCTTCGAGTAGTTTCGGGACCGCGCCGAGGTCGCGGTTCGCCGCCGCGAGGCTGGTCACGTCAAACGACAGCGGGCCCAGGTTGCTGCGCAACCGGGGATATTGCTGCGACAAGCGCGCCGCGAGCGCTGAGGCTTGCTGGGTGGCGGCGGCGGGCGTGATGCCCGGGCGGAGGCGTCCGATGGCGCCATACCTGCCGGCGAACATGCGTGTATCGGGCGGGAGCGGCAGAAAAATATCAAGGCGGTTGCCGCCGCCGAGGAAGCTTGAAAAATCGGGCGAGACGACACCGACGATGCGGTGCGGGATGCCGTTGTAAGCGAGGGTCTGGCCAAGGGCGGAGGCGGCGCCGAAACGCTGACGGGCAAAGGGAGCGCTGACGATCATGACGGGCTCGGCGCCTTTACGGGTGTCGGCAGCGTTGAAGGCGCGGCCCTGGCTGGGGCCGATGCTGAGCGCGCGAAATAGGCTGGGCGCGGCCTGCAGCACGCTTTCTTTTTTCGCGGGGCCATGGCCGGTGATGACGCCGATGTCCCAGGAATAAAGGCCGACGCCGGCGAGGGTTGGGCTATGATCGGCGAGTTGCCGCATGGCAGGCTGCGATACGTTCAGGCCGTGCATTTGTGTGCCGTAGGCGCCGGTGATGGTGACCAACTGGTCGCTGTGGGGATACGGCAGCGGTTGCCAGAGCGCTGCGTACAGAGCGTTGAAGATGGCGAAGCTGACGCCGAGGCCGATGGCCAGGGTGAGCAGCGCGGCCAGGCTGACGGCGGGAGCGCGCCTGAGGCTGCGCCAGCTCTCGCGGAACATGCGGGCTTCTATCTGCATGGCGACTCCCTGCGGCTGGTTTTCCCTGCTATTGTAGGGCGATGCCGCTCGCAAACGGAATCGTGGCGGGACCGTACCGCATCGAGAGCCTCATTGGGACGGGAGGCATGGGGGAAGTGTATCGGGCCGAGGATACACGGCTGAAGCGGGCGGTGGCGCTGAAGCTGCTGCCCGCAGGGGTTGCGGACGACGCCAACCGGCTGGCGCG harbors:
- a CDS encoding FAD-dependent oxidoreductase, translated to MVITVDGQPVEVQRGVSVAAAVSAAKGYTRRSVCGEARGPLCGMGICFECRVTIDGHAQQRSCQIPAAAGMQIATEVVIERPAASVGHGRRAADVVVVGAGPAGLAAATAVVRGGQRAILIDDNPAVGGQIWRAGGVPVAPSIELHCQTRVVDQPAPGVLRAENPDGIIDFSYRKLVLATGARERFLPFPGWTLPRVLGAGGLQAMVKAGLPIAGKRVVVAGTGPLLPLVAAYLRQHGAKIIAIAEQQQAPLLMKFLSALPPKKILELMKMAPALAGVPVWSSTWPAEAYAGGVTLNRWGKLKKIACDYVACGFHLIPNTELARMLGCAMQNGCVVVNERQETNVADVYCAGEPTGVGGVELAEAEGAIAGTAAAGQGPSKKLLKQRERYRRFADRLDEVCALRPELRDLPRADTVVCRCEDVTYGQLTAQPDTRAAKLLTRCGMGPCQARVCGPACEFLLGWSAPAVRPPVFPARVAAFSASASRE
- a CDS encoding FtsX-like permease family protein, producing the protein MQIEARMFRESWRSLRRAPAVSLAALLTLAIGLGVSFAIFNALYAALWQPLPYPHSDQLVTITGAYGTQMHGLNVSQPAMRQLADHSPTLAGVGLYSWDIGVITGHGPAKKESVLQAAPSLFRALSIGPSQGRAFNAADTRKGAEPVMIVSAPFARQRFGAASALGQTLAYNGIPHRIVGVVSPDFSSFLGGGNRLDIFLPLPPDTRMFAGRYGAIGRLRPGITPAAATQQASALAARLSQQYPRLRSNLGPLSFDVTSLAAANRDLGAVPKLLEGAALLLLWLACVNVASVLLARVTVRGQEFAIRLALGASRARLLRQILFEGLALGTAGGVLAWWIAWAALHATAGLHLPYWMSTSAPSGSPAPLLFAALISIAAGLLCSLLPAWRAAHSLAASQQSALAPRRLRGSVIAFEVALALVLAVSSALLIRTVMQLEARPSGFNPNHLLTAQVMLPQKQFTASSNAASNLLYTQMLDRARALPGVESAALASILPYTGTMFTTALLDGHDRQMQLAMISPGYLRTMQIPLLHGRAFAATDTANAPGAVIVSHRLASQWWPDQNALGKQFNLHWAGRKGPWTVIGIAHDVHEDNSGPLSAAGRAYFSRVQFPQSGYSLVLRAHGDPAALTPPLRHLVAALAPNAVFTPQTMTGIMQGEISSQRFLELVLELAALLALALAAIGIYGTVSYWVSQRTQEMGVRLALGSSRAGVTSLVIGRALRWAVIGAIVGGAAAYAAGRSLATLLYHVSPGDPASLAIGIAILLAVALLAAWLPARRAARVNPVEALRHE